In Nyctibius grandis isolate bNycGra1 chromosome 28, bNycGra1.pri, whole genome shotgun sequence, a single genomic region encodes these proteins:
- the KCNS1 gene encoding potassium voltage-gated channel subfamily S member 1 has translation MVNKTLNYWGPGFEDDVININVGGLRRRLSSSALSKFPDTRLGRLLSCDSEESILQLCDDYDVSAREFYFDRNPGFFLYVLHFYQTGKLHVMEELCVFSFCQEIEYWGINEFFLDSCCSYRYHERKLESRHHNWDEESEVSSVDTSPDEISDINHDLLRYSTLRCGNVRKRLWLTMENPGYSIPSKLFSFVSISVVLVSIATMCIHSMPEYQEVDENGNVLDESVLHKLEYFCISWFTFEVSSRLLLSPNPRKFFKHPLNLIDIVSVLPFYFTLLVDVTMGSDSELGNLGKVVQVFRLMRIFRVLKLARHSTGLRSLGATLKHSYREVGILLLYLAVGVSVFSGVAYTAEKEEDVGFDTIPACWWWGTVSMTTVGYGDVVPVTVAGKLAASGCILGGILVVALPITIIFNKFSHFYRKQKALEAAVRNSGKKDPEDVESTSSRDRDSEALSETSLGRGSPERRGLTPGAHPAP, from the exons ATGGTCAACAAGACCTTAAATTACTGGGGTCCTGGTTTTGAGGACGACGTTATCAACATTAACGTGGGGGGTCTGAGGAGGCGGCTCAGCTCCAGCGCCCTCTCCAAGTTCCCTGACACCCGCCTGGGACGCCTGCTCTCCTGCGACTCGGAGGAGTCCATCCTGCAGCTCTGCGATGACTACGACGTGAGCGCCAGGGAGTTCTACTTCGACCGAAACCCCGGCTTCTTCCTCTACGTGCTCCACTTCTACCAGACGGGGAAGCTGCACGTCATGGAGGAGCTGTGCGTCTTCTCCTTCTGCCAGGAGATCGAGTACTGGGGCATCAACGAGTTCTTCCTGGACTCCTGCTGCAGCTACCGCTACCACGAGCGCAAGCTGGAGAGCCGGCACCACAACTGGGACGAGGAGAGCGAGGTCAGCAGCGTGGACACGTCCCCCGATGAGATCTCTGACATCAACCACGACCTGCTGCGCTACAGCACGCTGCGCTGCGGCAACGTGCGCAAACGCCTCTGGCTCACCATGGAGAACCCCGGCTActccatccccagcaagctCTTCAGCTTCGTGTCCATCAGTGTGGTGCTGGTTTCCATAGCCACCATGTGCATCCACAGCATGCCTGAGTACCAGGAGGTGGATGAGAATGGCAACGTGCTCGATGAATCCGTCCTGCACAAGCTGGAGTATTTCTGCATCTCCTGGTTCACCTTCGAAGTGTCTTCCCgcctcctgctctcccccaaCCCCAGGAAGTTCTTCAAGCACCCGCTGAACCTGATTGACATTGTCTCGGTCTTGCCCTTCTACTTCACCCTCTTGGTGGACGTGACCATGGGCAGTGATTCGGAGCTGGGCAACCTGGGCAAGGTCGTGCAGGTGTTTCGGCTCATGAGGATATTCCGGGTGCTGAAGCTGGCTCGTCACTCCACTGGCCTGAGGTCACTGGGGGCCACCTTGAAG CACAGCTACCGGGAGGTGGGGATCCTGCTGCTCTACCTGGCTGTGGGGGTCTCCGTCTTCTCCGGCGTGGCCTACACAGCCGAGAAGGAGGAAGATGTGGGCTTCGACACCATCCCGGCGTGCTGGTGGTGGGGCACGGTCAGCATGACCACCGTGGGCTATGGCGACGTGGTGCCCGTCACCGTGGCGGGCAAGCTGGCCGCCTCGGGCTGCATCCTGGGGGGCATCCTGGTCGTGGCGCTGCCCATCACCATCATCTTCAACAAGTTCTCCCACTTCTACCGCAAGCAGAAGGCGCTGGAGGCGGCCGTGAGGAACAGTGGGAAGAAAGACCCCGAGGACGTGGAGAGCACCTCCAGCCGCGACCGAGACTCGGAGGCTCTGAGCGAgacctccctgggcagaggcAGCCCCGAGCGCCGCGGTCTGACCCCCGGCGCCCACCCCGCGCCCTGA